From a single Vicinamibacteria bacterium genomic region:
- a CDS encoding amidohydrolase family protein: MDNTTPGLVCAHHHLYSTLARGMPAPERTPKRFSEILELVWWRLDKALDLDMIRWSALLGAVEALESGTTAILDHHASPNAIDGSLTVIADACAEVGVRVSTCYEVTDRNGPEEAKAGLAENERFLRAGGRGYVGAHACFTLSEDTLDAIASLARERRVGVHIHVAEGPEDATAGARLEKRSRDDWLLAHAIHLDRAIPGTIAHNPASNMNNSVGYASPASRGNRVVLGTDGIGGNMLDAFRMAYFRLREEDVTATPEKAWGWLEAGWDLIPEARSDRVTWSYEPMTPWHVAFTPGIRPLEIEVAGEKVLTGGKPTRVDAEEVRAKAREQAKRLFQRL; the protein is encoded by the coding sequence ATGGATAACACGACGCCCGGTCTCGTCTGCGCGCACCATCACCTCTACTCGACACTGGCCCGCGGTATGCCGGCGCCCGAAAGAACCCCGAAGCGCTTCTCCGAGATCCTCGAGCTCGTCTGGTGGCGTCTCGACAAAGCTCTCGACCTCGACATGATTCGCTGGTCGGCCCTGCTCGGAGCGGTCGAAGCATTGGAGAGCGGTACCACAGCCATTCTCGACCACCATGCGTCCCCCAACGCGATCGACGGCTCACTCACCGTCATCGCCGATGCTTGCGCCGAGGTCGGAGTCCGGGTGTCGACGTGCTACGAGGTCACCGATCGAAACGGCCCCGAGGAGGCGAAGGCGGGACTCGCCGAGAACGAGCGCTTCTTGCGCGCCGGTGGCCGGGGTTACGTCGGCGCACACGCCTGCTTCACGCTGTCGGAGGACACCCTCGATGCCATCGCGTCTCTGGCGCGCGAACGCCGCGTCGGCGTCCACATCCACGTCGCCGAAGGGCCAGAGGACGCGACGGCCGGAGCCCGACTGGAGAAGCGCTCCCGCGATGATTGGCTACTCGCCCACGCCATCCATCTCGACCGGGCCATTCCCGGTACCATCGCCCACAATCCTGCCTCCAACATGAATAACTCCGTCGGCTACGCCTCTCCCGCGTCGCGCGGCAATCGGGTGGTACTGGGAACCGACGGAATCGGCGGCAACATGCTCGACGCGTTCCGCATGGCCTACTTTCGCCTCCGTGAAGAGGACGTCACCGCTACTCCCGAGAAAGCCTGGGGTTGGCTCGAGGCGGGCTGGGATCTAATCCCCGAGGCTCGAAGCGACCGGGTTACGTGGTCGTACGAGCCCATGACACCCTGGCACGTCGCTTTCACGCCGGGAATTCGTCCTCTCGAGATCGAAGTGGCC